In a single window of the Pseudogemmatithrix spongiicola genome:
- a CDS encoding U32 family peptidase yields MAKTPVPELLAPAGSLDAVRAAVANGANAVYCGASKFNARDDGAQLTLDELEQACLIAHERGARIYLTLNILIKPREMAEALEYLGECIDRGIDAAIVQDIGLIRMIQAVYPGFEIHGSTQLTVHDASGAKVMQGLGIERIVLARENSLADIREIRAAVPGLGLETFVHGALCISYSGQCYMSGMISERSANRGSCAQSCRKDYVLRDAASGTELDRGYLISAKDLGAWEHLSEIAAAGVGCLKIEGRKKKPEFVATVTKGYREFLQRVERGSFVEPTFEEVQPLVQIFSRGFTGGMYGGREGREYITRTQPDNRGLELGTVVAMDGDEVIVDVRAPIAERDGLGFEPPAGGHLESLGFSAGPVRTLSQRDGVWRQAIGARRSVPVGWTVVRNAQVALLETARASYAGVGQGKRRRVGLDVRCFGSAGGPLKAIFSAAGHAVELRSELPLAPAQKRALDVAQLREQFGRLGESPFVLNQLDAAGVASGLFLPVSELNRLRQDATEQLMQQLGWDHDAELGARRERIAQSIAQVHDDLPLARMAGHAELVAEVWRIEDADAALAAGADEIVFDPFLRHPFPPVSQVAALVARVAEAGKRFRLRLPTIVRPEERKKLDKWLALGTPLLSGHLGLLAELAAAGRDVHADYAANVFNVATARELFALGASGITPSVELTVEEIADVTAPWQGAGFEVFLHGRPEGMTLEHCVLSAAFDRTPTHCRDLCTKRHTDTRLTDPAGYEFPVATDYACRNRLLHSRPVEGSEYLPSLWQSGIRRYRLVFNVPGDRVAERVAAYREAVDAVARGAAPSRRPREVLGDAITRGHFARAV; encoded by the coding sequence GTGGCCAAGACTCCCGTTCCCGAACTGCTGGCACCTGCCGGTTCGCTCGACGCCGTGCGCGCCGCCGTGGCGAACGGTGCGAATGCGGTGTACTGCGGCGCGTCGAAGTTCAACGCGCGCGATGACGGGGCACAGCTCACGCTGGACGAGCTGGAGCAGGCCTGCCTGATCGCCCACGAGCGCGGGGCGCGCATCTACCTCACGCTCAACATCCTCATCAAGCCGCGGGAGATGGCCGAGGCGCTCGAGTACCTTGGCGAGTGCATCGACCGCGGCATCGATGCCGCGATCGTGCAGGACATCGGCTTGATCCGGATGATCCAGGCGGTGTACCCCGGCTTCGAAATCCACGGCAGCACGCAACTGACCGTGCATGACGCCAGCGGCGCGAAGGTGATGCAGGGCCTGGGCATCGAGCGGATCGTGCTCGCCCGCGAGAACTCGCTGGCCGATATCCGCGAGATCCGTGCGGCCGTGCCGGGGCTGGGACTCGAAACCTTCGTGCACGGCGCGCTCTGCATCAGTTACAGCGGGCAGTGCTACATGTCAGGGATGATCTCCGAGCGCAGCGCAAACCGCGGGTCCTGCGCGCAGAGCTGCCGCAAGGACTACGTGTTGCGGGACGCCGCGAGCGGGACGGAGCTCGACCGAGGCTACCTGATCTCGGCGAAGGACCTCGGTGCGTGGGAGCACCTGTCGGAGATCGCCGCGGCCGGTGTCGGCTGCCTCAAGATCGAGGGTCGCAAGAAGAAGCCCGAGTTCGTCGCGACGGTGACGAAGGGTTATCGGGAGTTCCTGCAGCGCGTCGAGCGCGGGAGCTTCGTGGAGCCGACATTCGAGGAAGTGCAGCCGCTGGTGCAGATCTTCTCCCGCGGGTTCACGGGCGGCATGTATGGTGGCCGTGAGGGGCGCGAGTACATCACGCGTACGCAGCCGGACAATCGTGGGCTCGAGCTCGGCACGGTCGTCGCGATGGACGGCGACGAGGTGATCGTCGACGTCCGCGCGCCGATCGCCGAGCGCGACGGGCTGGGCTTCGAGCCGCCAGCCGGCGGCCATCTTGAGAGCCTCGGCTTCTCGGCGGGTCCGGTACGCACCCTCTCGCAGCGCGATGGCGTGTGGCGGCAGGCGATCGGCGCGCGGCGCAGCGTGCCGGTGGGCTGGACGGTCGTGCGCAACGCGCAGGTGGCGCTGCTGGAGACGGCGCGGGCGTCGTACGCCGGGGTGGGGCAGGGCAAGCGGCGGCGCGTCGGGCTCGACGTGCGCTGTTTCGGATCCGCCGGCGGCCCACTCAAGGCCATCTTCTCCGCCGCGGGGCATGCCGTCGAGCTCCGCAGCGAGCTGCCCCTTGCCCCGGCGCAGAAGCGCGCGCTCGACGTCGCGCAGCTGCGTGAGCAGTTCGGCCGCCTCGGCGAGTCACCGTTCGTCCTGAACCAGCTCGACGCGGCGGGTGTCGCTTCCGGGCTCTTTCTGCCCGTCTCGGAGCTCAACCGGCTGCGGCAGGACGCGACCGAGCAGTTGATGCAGCAGCTGGGCTGGGACCACGACGCCGAGCTCGGGGCGCGCCGCGAGCGCATCGCGCAGTCGATCGCGCAGGTGCACGATGACTTGCCGTTGGCGCGCATGGCCGGCCACGCAGAACTGGTCGCCGAAGTGTGGCGCATCGAGGATGCGGACGCCGCGCTGGCCGCGGGGGCGGATGAGATCGTGTTCGATCCCTTCCTGCGCCATCCGTTCCCGCCGGTGTCGCAGGTGGCGGCGCTCGTCGCTCGCGTGGCCGAGGCCGGCAAGCGCTTCCGGCTGCGACTGCCGACGATCGTGCGGCCGGAAGAACGCAAGAAGCTCGACAAATGGCTGGCGCTCGGCACGCCGCTGCTCTCCGGGCACCTCGGCTTGCTCGCCGAGCTCGCCGCCGCCGGTCGCGACGTCCACGCGGATTACGCCGCGAACGTGTTCAATGTCGCGACCGCGCGCGAGCTGTTTGCGTTGGGGGCCAGCGGCATCACGCCGTCCGTGGAGCTGACGGTCGAGGAGATCGCCGACGTGACGGCTCCTTGGCAGGGCGCGGGCTTCGAGGTCTTCCTGCACGGAAGGCCGGAAGGCATGACGCTGGAGCACTGCGTCCTCAGTGCGGCCTTCGACCGCACCCCGACGCACTGCCGCGACCTCTGCACCAAGCGCCACACGGATACGCGGCTGACCGACCCGGCCGGGTACGAGTTCCCGGTCGCCACCGATTACGCCTGCCGCAACCGTCTGCTGCACTCACGTCCCGTCGAGGGCAGCGAATACCTGCCGTCGCTGTGGCAGTCGGGCATCCGGCGCTATCGGCTGGTGTTCAACGTCCCGGGCGACCGGGTGGCGGAGCGCGTCGCGGCATATCGTGAGGCCGTCGATGCCGTGGCGCGCGGCGCGGCGCCGTCGCGTCGGCCGCGCGAGGTCCTCGGCGATGCGATCACCCGCGGACATTTCGCCCGCGCGGTCTAG
- a CDS encoding DinB family protein, translated as MLRGDKRVEVLEAELTRVRRAFEAALDAVPEAKRQLAPPGRWSAAQIVWHLAKVERSVARLIERKNAEIGPMATVPPGPSSHAVLKVLDHVPFLDRSRRLEAPEGIRPPEQVDLVAERGRLADGRVQLLAAAYESGPRLSLIQHPHVYFGDFNGWQWLLMVARHEERHLLQLQETVAALG; from the coding sequence ATGCTGCGTGGCGACAAGCGGGTCGAAGTGTTGGAGGCCGAGCTCACCCGGGTGCGGCGTGCCTTTGAGGCGGCGCTCGACGCCGTGCCCGAGGCGAAGCGGCAGCTCGCGCCGCCCGGCCGCTGGTCCGCCGCGCAAATCGTGTGGCATCTCGCCAAGGTCGAGCGCTCCGTCGCGCGGCTGATCGAGCGCAAGAACGCCGAGATCGGTCCCATGGCGACGGTCCCGCCCGGCCCATCGTCGCACGCCGTGCTCAAGGTGCTGGACCACGTTCCGTTCCTCGACCGCTCGCGGCGCCTCGAGGCGCCCGAGGGCATCCGTCCGCCGGAGCAGGTGGACCTTGTCGCCGAGCGCGGGCGCTTGGCCGACGGCCGCGTGCAGCTCCTCGCGGCGGCCTACGAGTCCGGGCCACGGCTCTCGCTGATCCAGCACCCGCACGTGTACTTCGGGGACTTCAATGGCTGGCAGTGGCTGCTGATGGTCGCGCGGCACGAGGAGCGTCACCTCCTCCAGCTGCAGGAAACGGTCGCCGCCCTCGGCTGA
- a CDS encoding saccharopine dehydrogenase family protein, giving the protein MSAFVVYGATGYTGRLIVEEAVRLGLRPVLSGRNPEAVRSLAAPFGLEARPASLDDPRALDAALAGAHAVLHCAGPFHRMAQPMLEACLRNRVHYLDITGEIAVFERMAASDVAAKAAGITLLPGVGFDVVPSDCLAAHLHARMPDAIALELAFTGGTGLSRGTATTMVEGIAQGGAIRRDCHIVRVPSAYATRDIDFGDRRRHCVTIPWGDVSTAFHSTRIPDIRVYTAVPPQTVRLMRLTRPILPLLGTAPVQRFLKARIAARTPGPSAERRAGARSRLWGEVRDAEGRVMQSRLVAPDGYSLTAMTAVAAAQRVAAGGVPVGFQTPSSAFGKDFILSFPDTQREDIV; this is encoded by the coding sequence GTGAGCGCGTTCGTCGTCTACGGTGCGACTGGCTATACGGGGCGATTGATCGTCGAGGAGGCGGTCCGGTTGGGACTGCGCCCAGTGCTGTCCGGGCGGAACCCAGAGGCGGTGCGAAGCTTGGCCGCGCCCTTCGGCCTGGAGGCTCGACCGGCCTCGCTCGACGACCCGCGTGCGCTCGATGCGGCACTGGCCGGAGCGCATGCCGTCCTGCATTGCGCGGGGCCGTTCCATCGGATGGCGCAGCCGATGCTCGAAGCCTGCCTGCGCAACCGCGTCCACTACCTCGACATCACGGGCGAGATTGCGGTCTTCGAGCGCATGGCCGCCAGCGATGTGGCCGCCAAGGCGGCGGGCATCACGCTGCTCCCGGGCGTGGGCTTCGACGTGGTGCCCAGCGACTGCCTTGCCGCGCATCTGCACGCGCGCATGCCGGACGCGATTGCGCTCGAACTGGCGTTCACCGGCGGGACGGGCCTCTCACGCGGCACCGCCACGACCATGGTGGAAGGCATCGCGCAGGGCGGGGCGATCCGCCGCGACTGCCACATCGTGCGCGTGCCGAGCGCCTATGCGACGCGCGACATCGATTTCGGCGATCGCCGCCGCCATTGCGTGACCATCCCCTGGGGCGACGTCTCCACCGCGTTCCATTCGACGCGCATCCCCGACATCCGCGTCTATACGGCGGTGCCCCCGCAGACCGTGCGCCTGATGCGGCTCACGCGGCCGATTCTCCCGCTGCTGGGCACGGCCCCGGTGCAGCGCTTCCTGAAGGCGCGGATCGCGGCACGCACGCCGGGGCCGAGCGCCGAGCGCCGGGCGGGTGCGCGCAGCCGACTCTGGGGCGAGGTTCGTGACGCCGAGGGGCGGGTCATGCAGTCGCGTCTCGTGGCCCCCGATGGGTACTCGCTTACGGCCATGACGGCGGTCGCCGCGGCGCAGCGCGTGGCGGCTGGCGGCGTGCCGGTGGGCTTCCAAACGCCTTCGTCCGCGTTTGGTAAGGACTTCATTCTCTCGTTCCCTGACACGCAGCGCGAGGATATCGTCTAG
- a CDS encoding acyl-CoA carboxylase subunit beta yields the protein MTAARPAARGAASSHSRLRELADACRDLESTLRLGGGPDRIAKQHAQGKLTARERVAALKDLGSAFLEFGLLVAHDRYDGEAPAAGVVTGIIQVHGRECVVVANDATVKAGSWWPETIPKVLRAQECAMRCRIPIIYLVDSAGVNLPYQGGVFPGQYGAARIFYYNSLMRRYLRIPQIAAVMGQCVAGGAYLPALSDVILMVKGSSFMGLGGPNLVKGATGQSVDGETLGGATMHTTVSGVAHYAAENDEECLRMVRDQVARLAPPPRVAPHDPTAQPAVESTALYEILPSDHRMSYDVHELLKALLDDGTLDEFQPQLAREMLCGDARIEGIPVGVIANARGLIKGREGEKPRFGGIIYAESAEKVAFFIDRCDRQGIPLLFIQDVSGFMVGKEAEHEGIIRAGARWVEAMATATVPKVVLTVNHASGAGYYAMAGQGFDPDFILSWPTGRMAVMEGESAVAAVHGPALEAAKKSGTDPSPAVQAAIAEMREDYEHQLDARYAGARGYIDAIVYPEETRATLAMALRAAWQNPGPHLGPFVIPPFVGAAR from the coding sequence GTGACCGCCGCCCGACCGGCCGCCCGCGGCGCGGCCTCCTCCCATAGCCGGCTGCGTGAGCTGGCCGATGCCTGCCGCGACCTCGAATCCACGCTGCGCCTCGGCGGCGGCCCCGACCGCATCGCGAAGCAGCACGCGCAGGGCAAGCTGACGGCACGCGAACGCGTCGCGGCGCTCAAGGACCTCGGCTCGGCGTTCCTCGAGTTCGGCCTGCTCGTCGCGCATGATCGCTACGACGGCGAGGCGCCGGCCGCTGGCGTCGTCACCGGCATCATCCAGGTGCACGGCCGCGAGTGCGTGGTCGTCGCCAATGATGCGACCGTCAAGGCCGGCTCGTGGTGGCCGGAGACGATCCCCAAGGTGCTGCGCGCGCAGGAATGCGCCATGCGCTGCCGCATCCCGATCATCTACCTCGTCGACTCGGCGGGCGTGAACTTGCCCTACCAGGGCGGCGTCTTTCCGGGGCAGTACGGGGCGGCGCGCATCTTCTATTACAACTCGTTGATGCGGCGCTACCTCCGCATCCCGCAGATCGCGGCCGTCATGGGCCAGTGCGTGGCGGGTGGCGCGTACCTGCCCGCGCTCAGCGATGTCATCCTCATGGTGAAGGGCAGCTCCTTCATGGGCCTCGGCGGCCCGAATCTCGTGAAGGGCGCCACGGGCCAGAGCGTGGACGGCGAGACGCTCGGCGGCGCCACGATGCACACGACGGTGAGTGGCGTCGCGCACTATGCCGCCGAGAACGACGAAGAGTGCCTGCGCATGGTGCGCGACCAAGTGGCGCGCCTCGCGCCGCCGCCGCGCGTGGCTCCGCACGACCCCACCGCGCAGCCGGCGGTCGAGTCCACTGCGCTCTATGAGATCCTGCCGAGCGACCACCGCATGTCCTATGACGTGCACGAGCTGCTCAAGGCGCTGCTCGACGACGGGACGCTCGACGAGTTCCAGCCGCAGCTCGCCCGCGAGATGCTCTGCGGCGACGCGCGCATCGAAGGCATTCCGGTCGGCGTCATCGCCAACGCCCGCGGCCTCATCAAGGGGCGGGAGGGCGAGAAGCCGCGCTTCGGCGGCATCATCTACGCCGAGAGCGCCGAGAAGGTCGCGTTCTTCATCGACCGCTGCGATCGCCAGGGGATCCCCCTGCTGTTCATCCAGGACGTCTCCGGGTTCATGGTCGGTAAGGAAGCCGAGCACGAGGGGATCATCCGCGCAGGCGCGCGCTGGGTCGAGGCGATGGCCACGGCGACCGTGCCGAAGGTGGTGCTCACGGTGAACCACGCGAGCGGCGCCGGCTACTACGCGATGGCGGGGCAGGGCTTCGACCCCGACTTCATCCTGAGCTGGCCCACCGGTCGCATGGCGGTGATGGAAGGCGAGTCGGCCGTTGCCGCGGTGCATGGCCCGGCGCTGGAGGCCGCCAAGAAGTCCGGCACGGATCCGTCTCCCGCGGTGCAGGCGGCGATCGCCGAGATGCGCGAGGACTACGAGCATCAGTTGGATGCCCGGTACGCCGGGGCGCGCGGGTATATCGACGCGATCGTCTACCCCGAGGAAACCCGCGCGACGCTCGCCATGGCGTTGCGTGCCGCCTGGCAGAACCCCGGACCGCATCTCGGGCCCTTCGTGATTCCGCCCTTTGTCGGCGCGGCTCGGTGA
- a CDS encoding cobalamin B12-binding domain-containing protein — protein MSRPIRVLVAKPGLDGHDRGAKVVAAALRDAGMEVIYTGLHQTPEMIASAAIQEDVDVVGLSILSGAHMTLFPRVQQLLREQGRDDVLLTGGGIIPKEDMAALETQGVGKLFGPGTSTADLVEYIKTWFAERQSQEA, from the coding sequence ATGTCCCGCCCTATCCGCGTACTCGTCGCCAAGCCCGGTCTCGATGGTCATGACCGCGGCGCCAAGGTCGTCGCCGCCGCGCTGCGCGACGCCGGCATGGAAGTCATCTATACCGGCCTGCACCAGACGCCGGAGATGATCGCGTCGGCCGCCATCCAGGAAGACGTCGACGTGGTCGGTCTCAGCATCCTCTCCGGTGCCCACATGACGCTGTTCCCCCGGGTGCAGCAGCTCCTGCGCGAGCAGGGGCGAGACGACGTCCTCCTCACGGGTGGCGGGATCATTCCCAAGGAAGACATGGCGGCGCTGGAAACGCAGGGCGTCGGCAAGTTGTTCGGTCCCGGGACGTCGACGGCGGACCTCGTCGAGTACATCAAGACCTGGTTCGCCGAACGACAGTCGCAGGAAGCGTGA